Part of the Sphingobium lignivorans genome is shown below.
TTCTCCTGATATTCCGGATGGTCGGCGAGGAGTCGCTCATAGCCGTGAAAGCGCTGTTCCAGCCCCTTGCTGTAGTCGAGCCGGTCGACGCCGATGATGAGGGCACGGCCATCGAGGCTCTTGAGCATGTCGAGCCGGGCCTGCTCGGCTTCCTCGCTGCGGGCACTGGCCACGAATTCCCGCGTGTCGATGCCGATGGGGCAGGCGACAACGCGCACGGTGCGCTCGCCCAGCCGGATCGTGCCGTCCTCGGTCACATCCGCTTCGGCGAACTGTTCCCGCACGTAGAGCAGGAACGAATCGAGCCATGTCTGGCTCTGGAAGCCGATCAGATCGTAATCGAACAGGGCCTCCACGAGCTGCCGGTGGCTCGGCAGGGCTAGCAGCAGCCGGAGCACCGGCCAGGGCGTGTGCAGGAAGAAGCCGATATGATTGGTGACGCCCCGCTGGCGCAATTCGCTGCCCAGCGGAATGAGGTGATAGTCATGCACCCAGATCAGGTCTTCGGACGTGACGAGCGGCAGCATGGTTTCGGCGAAGCGGGCATTCACCCGCTCATAGCCGCCCGCGAAGGTCCGCTCGAACTCCGCCAGGTCCACCCGGTCATGGAACAGGGGCCAGAGCGTCCGGTTGGCGAAGCCGTTATAATATTCCTCGACGTCCTGCGCCTCGAGGTCGACCGTGGCGGTGGTCACGCCGTCGTTGCGGGCAAAATTGATCTGGCCGGTGAAGGCGTCGATCTCGTTGCCGGACCAGCCGAACCAGATGCCGTTGGTTTCCCGCAGCGCGGAGGACAAGGCGACGGCGAGGCCGCCCTGGTTAGCCTTGCCTTCCCCCACGGGAGGACTCACGCGATTCGAGACGACGATGAGCCGGGTCAACGGATGGCGCTCCAGGGTTTGCTCAGCAGGACAGCGCAATTGATCAGTCCGACCAACGAATAGGTCTGGGGATAGTTGCCCCACAGCTCCCCGGTCACCGGATCGATGTCCTCTGAGAGCAGCCCCGCGGCGGTCCGCCGGCTCAGCATTTCCTCAAACAGGACGCGGGCCTCACTGATGCGCCCGGTGGCGTGCAGTGCCTCGATGAGCCAGAAGGTGCATACGTTGAAGGCGGTGGCGGGCAGGCCGAAATCGTCTTCCGTGGCGTAACGCAGCATGTGGCTGCCGCGCCGCAGCCCTTCCTCCACCGCCTCGAGCGTGCCGAGGAAGCGGGGGTCGTCCGGCGCCAGGAAGCGCAGGTCGAGAAGCTGGATGATGCTTGCGTCCAGATCATCGCCGCCGAATGTCGCGGAGAGGCGATTGGTATCCGGGCGCCAGGCTTCCCGCTCGATGGCCGCGCGAATGACGTCCGCGCGCGCCTGCCAGAATTCGGCCCTTTCAGTGAGGCCCAGCGCGGTCGCGGCATTGGCGAGCCTGTCGCAGGCCGCCCAGCACATGGCCGAGCTGTAGGTGTGGACATGGGCGCGGGTGCGCAGTTCCCACAGGCCCGCGTCCGGCTTGTCATAGACGGCCCATGCCCGCTCGCCGACGGCTTCGAGCGCATGGAAATCCTCGATGCCGCCCATGCGCAGCAGGCGCTGGTCGAAGAAGCTCTGCGTATTGGAAAGGACGATCTGGCCATAGGCATCGTGCTGCACCTGTTCGGCCGCCTGATTGCCCACGCGGACCGGACCCATGCCGCGATAGCCCTCGAGCCCGGGCGCGATCCATTCCCTGAGCGTCGCTTCCCCGCCCACGCCATAGAGCGGCTGGATGTGGCCGCCCCGGGCATTGTCGACGATGTTGCGCAGATATTCGAGATAGGTTTCGAGGACGTCCAGCGCACCCAGCCGGTTCAGGGCCTGCACCGTGTAATAGGCGTCGCGGATCCAGCAGTAGCGATAGTCCCAGTTGCGGCCGCTGTCGGCATGCTCGGGAATGGACGTGGTCAAGGCGGCGACGATGGCGCCGGTTTCCTCATGCTGGCAGAGCTTGAGCGTGATGGCGGCGCGGATCACCGCGTCCTGCCACTCGACCGGGGTAGCGAGCCCCCGCACCCAGCCCTGCCACTCGCGCACCGTGCGATCGAGCATGGAATCGAGCGCCAGCCGCAGGTCCTCGCCGAAGCTCTCGTCCGGGCCGAGGAAGAAATGCAGGGGGCGCTCCACGCGGAACAGCCGCTCGTCCTCGATCCAGCCGACCGGCGCGGTGGTGGTGAGCCGCAGCGTCATGGTGTCGAGCAGATAGCGCACATGGTTGGTGCCGCGGGTATGGCCGGGGTCGCTGGCGCCCCAGTTGCGGGCCGGGCGCAGGCGCACCCGGATGCGCGGCGATCCTGCCACCGGCCGCACGATCCGCGCGAAGGCGACGGGCCGGTACATCCGGCCGCTGCGGAAGAAGCGCGGGCAGAAATCGGTGACTTCGATGGCGTTGCCCGCCGCGTCGCAGTGGCGCGTCACCAGCACTGGCGTGTTGCGGATGTAGCGCTGCGTCGTCTCCACGCAGTCTTCCAGGTCGATTTCCCAGAAGCCGCGTGCGCCCGGCGCGGCGCGGGCCGCAGGGTCGAGCAGGGAGGAGAAGGTGGGGTCGCCATCGACGCGGGGCAGGCAGCCCCACACGAAGCGACCGGCCCGGTCGACGAGCGCGGAGACCTGGCAATTGCCGATCGGCCAGAGGTCGAGCGTAGCAGTCATTGCGCCAGCCGCCCCAGCCAGCCGCGCACCGCGT
Proteins encoded:
- a CDS encoding alpha,alpha-trehalose-phosphate synthase (UDP-forming) gives rise to the protein MTRLIVVSNRVSPPVGEGKANQGGLAVALSSALRETNGIWFGWSGNEIDAFTGQINFARNDGVTTATVDLEAQDVEEYYNGFANRTLWPLFHDRVDLAEFERTFAGGYERVNARFAETMLPLVTSEDLIWVHDYHLIPLGSELRQRGVTNHIGFFLHTPWPVLRLLLALPSHRQLVEALFDYDLIGFQSQTWLDSFLLYVREQFAEADVTEDGTIRLGERTVRVVACPIGIDTREFVASARSEEAEQARLDMLKSLDGRALIIGVDRLDYSKGLEQRFHGYERLLADHPEYQEKVSLLQIAPPSRENVESYQDIRRQLDALSGHINGEFATALWVPLRYVNRGYDRASLAGMFRASRAALVTPLRDGMNLVAKEYVAAQDPDDPGVLILSRFAGAAEQMKEALLVNPFSPEELADALAQALRMPLAERQSRWKALMANVEREDVHWWLRSFLDALDDDDGEPTASLVAANRNEDTPPDSDEEQPHAPGLAG
- a CDS encoding glycoside hydrolase family 15 protein; amino-acid sequence: MTATLDLWPIGNCQVSALVDRAGRFVWGCLPRVDGDPTFSSLLDPAARAAPGARGFWEIDLEDCVETTQRYIRNTPVLVTRHCDAAGNAIEVTDFCPRFFRSGRMYRPVAFARIVRPVAGSPRIRVRLRPARNWGASDPGHTRGTNHVRYLLDTMTLRLTTTAPVGWIEDERLFRVERPLHFFLGPDESFGEDLRLALDSMLDRTVREWQGWVRGLATPVEWQDAVIRAAITLKLCQHEETGAIVAALTTSIPEHADSGRNWDYRYCWIRDAYYTVQALNRLGALDVLETYLEYLRNIVDNARGGHIQPLYGVGGEATLREWIAPGLEGYRGMGPVRVGNQAAEQVQHDAYGQIVLSNTQSFFDQRLLRMGGIEDFHALEAVGERAWAVYDKPDAGLWELRTRAHVHTYSSAMCWAACDRLANAATALGLTERAEFWQARADVIRAAIEREAWRPDTNRLSATFGGDDLDASIIQLLDLRFLAPDDPRFLGTLEAVEEGLRRGSHMLRYATEDDFGLPATAFNVCTFWLIEALHATGRISEARVLFEEMLSRRTAAGLLSEDIDPVTGELWGNYPQTYSLVGLINCAVLLSKPWSAIR